TGGTCTTGGGGCTTAGCCTGCCTTGATAGATGCTGGCCCTTATAGGGGGACAGTCAGAAtgcccttccccttctctgaGTTATCTGGTAGTTCCACCGTGAGTCCACCATAATGCTCCCAGTTTCAGGTCCTGGAGCCCCTTCCTCCCACTTTCTTGGGAGCTATCCATGGTGCTAACTGAAGACCTGGCTTGAGACCCCTGCAGGGCGAAATCCAGAGGCCCTTGGACGGGTTATCCTTGGTGTCCACCTACTCCAGACCCCCTGGGCTGTCCCCTGCTAGTCTGTCCTTCATAGCTACCTACTGTCTGGAGCTCCATGTTGCAAGGGTGAGCCATGCAGGAACTAGAGGCCTGCCTGGTCCCCAAGCGACTTGGCTGATTGGTTAGGACACCCTTTCCTGCAGCCTGTCTCTGGCCCCAAAGCCTTCTCCACCCCATGATCAGGCAGCTCCACTGACTGGAATTTACTTGTAAGACAAACCCTCTTTCCAACTTCTGTCCAACTTCTGTTGGACAATGCTATGCTGTCCTCATCCCCTTGGATACTATGCAGGTTCCACTGTAGCCTAGCAGCATATTCCTGGACCCACATTGCTGACCCAAAGATCTCAGCATCCTCCATCTACCACGGTGAGGGCACCTGGACTCCTGCCACTGGCCTTCTCTGGCACAGCACTCTCCCCACTTGAAGGCCTTCCTGGAGCAGCTCTCAGCCTGGCTGAGGCTCACTGTGGGGCTGCCTGGGCCATGGAGGCCCTGGGAGATGGTCATGGCctgccttgaccacttttgacaATGACTTTCCATTTCCACATGGGCATCACAGTTTTACCTAAACCCTATTTTTTCCTACAACTGTACCCAGATCCCGAGCCATCTAATTTATAGTCAGCTCATGTCATATGATGGACCCCACAAAGTGAGCCTGAGGTCCCAGCACCCCAGATCCCCAGGGGTTCCCTGTTTGCACCAAGCAAGGCCTGAGGTTTCCAAAGACCACAGTGGGGTTAGAAGATTCTGGAAGTAACACTCACAATGGGCTGCTGATCCAGAACTGTCCTTTCCAAGTCACCCTGTTCCCAGAACTCAGCCGCCACCAGCAGAGCAACCTGGTGGGCAGGGGGTACATAAAAGTCAGTGATCTTGTTGAGTTCAGCGCTTGGTCAGAAACTGACAAAGTGCCCTCAGTCTTCTCTGTCTCAGGCCCTCTGGGATCCCCAGTCTTCAGGCTGGACCTACCGCCCAGTGAGCACACCAGTTGGTGTGTGCCCACATGGTGGCCGTGAGTCCAGCCCCAGAGCAGGGGGGGCAGCCCTCAGTGCTACTTGCAAACAAAGGTTCTGTCCCCCATCTCAGGCTTCTCCTAGATGCAATTGCAAGAGGCAATGACAAGAGGCTGGGGCCCTGCATGAATTCTGACCTTGCTCTGGACTTCCCATGGCTTGGTGATGGCAGACAGGTCACATGCAGTCATCATCATGGCCCTGCAGGAAGATGAAGCTCCAGGTGTGCCCAGGctggcctctctccctccctccctcccttccacctctGCTTCTGGGCACTCCTTCCACTAGTAGACCTCCTACTGTACACACACCCACTCCAACCCTAACCCTCATTCATCACCCCCGCCCCTTGCCTCCATAAGCTAAAACCAACATGTCTTCACTGGGCAGCTCCCAGTGCCCATGATTTATACATTTCCTTGTTGGATCTCTGGGATGGGCCCGGAGGACCATAGTTCTGAATCTCCACTTTGTAGATGCATCAGTTAAGGTTCATGAATAAGAATTATTGCCAAATCCACAAACTAAGGAAATGGACTGTCTGACCCCAATCCTGTCTCCCCTGAAAACGAGGAACAGGTAAGAGGCTTCATTTTGACGCTTCATCAAAGCTGTTTAGAGAAGAGCTGTTCTTGTGTATTATTCAGGGGCCTGGTGTCTTCTCCTTTGTTGGGGGGACATGAGGGTTAGCCAGCATGGAGATGGCTCCTGCTGCCCCCACAGCTCACATGACTATCTCCTTCCGGGTCGTCTCCAGGGACAGGTACTCCACCCAGCTCTTCCTGTCCTCATAGTTCTTAGACTCATCCACAATCTTCTGGAACATCGTCCTCTTCCTGAACCCcaagaacagagagagacagttgACCCCCTCCTCACCCCATGCAGGATACCCCACTCCTCCTTGATcctaaccccaccacccttctgGGAGAGAAACTGAGGTAGAGAGCTCAGGCCTTGCAGGGCCGCTGTGCTGGCAAGGGTGTTCTAGGAGTTCCAGGTCCCTACCCTACCACCCCCAGGACCCCCCAGGTTCTCATCCCGCCTCCCACAAGGCGGCTGCACCCACTTGAAGTAGAGCGCCAAGTCTGTGGCGATGATGGCTATGTCCATGAGATGGATCACGTGCTCGTGCTGCCGCCGGTTCAGGTTCTGGTAGATGTTCAGGGACTGCAGGAAGGGTTAGGGTTCCCagtctgtcccttcccctcccaggaACCATCTATCTGGCCCTACCCTCAGGTCGCAGGTCCTGGGCACCAGACCCTGCACCAGATCCACCACTGCCAGACACCTGAGCCCACCTCACCCTGTGGTGGGTGCATTTCCACGTTCAAACCCCACCTATCACCGCCGAACCTCCTCTAGCCCCTGGTCAGAATGCCCTGTGGCATCGTGGGCGCTGGGCCAGGGAGGGCCAGGAGTGCAAGTGACAGTTAGGCATAAATACGGAGAAATTCTGACACGAACCTCCTCGGAGAGCAGGAACTTCCCAAACTCCAGGTGATGCCTTTCCAAAATCGAGGAGCCGTGGAGCTTGGCTAAGGGGTTCTGGGATCTGTTACAGAGGTTTCGTTAGAATCAGTTTGGCCAGAAGCCCCCACAGAGGCTCTGGCCTCTGGGTGCTCCTGCAGTTCCCTGCTCGCCAGGGAAGGTGCACCCCAACCCTCAGTGAGCTCTGGGCTGGCCTCTCCCTGGGCCACTGGACACATGCTCCCCCAGAACACCCCGGGCACCCAGCGTGCTGCCTACTTCATCTGGTACAAGTTGTTGGTGCCGCGGTGGTCGATGTCGTGGCACAGGCCTGCGGTCACCATGGCAAAGGCCTCCAGGTCCGTGTAGTAGCTCTTCAGCTTCCCAGTCTGAGGGTACAGGGCCCTACAGCTGTGCAGCTCCAGTAGTctcccccgccctgcccctctctgccctcccctcccctcccctcccctctcctccccgctgcgggtgtggtggggggggcggtgggctGGATGCAGGAAGGGTGGGGATGGGTCAGGGCCTCATGCTACTGCCTGCCTCAGCCCAGGGGCCCTCCTGCACTCCTGGGGTGGGAGGTGCACCccacctcctccttttctttgccCGCAAAGGCCCCCACCTCGCTCGCAGAGGAGCACCCCCCTCCAGCACCTGCCCCTCACAGGCCTGACCCAGTGGGAGGGGGGCAAGGGCGGCCCCTGTCATGCCCATGCTGGACACGCACCATGAGTAGCGTGAACATGGTCTGGGCCACGTTGAAGCCGTGGCGCCAGTTGTGGTAGGTGATCCTCCGGTAACCTTTGCTCACGGAAAACAGAAACCGCACCAGGACCTGAGGGGAGTTGGAGGAGCATGGGCTCTGAGCACGGTGCAGGAGTCCCCCCAACAGCCTGGTGTGAGAGTCCTTCCTCTCCCAGCCATATGCTGCTGGCCCCTGACCACTCTCCTGGGTGGGACACCTATGGGGTGGATGAGTGGTGGCGGGCAGCCTGAGAGGGACACCAGGAGGGGACCGTGTCAAAGCTAAGAAGAGCTCCAGCTTGCAGGGGGCCTCCAACCTATTGCCCAGTCCCAAATTTGGAGACCCCAGGCAAGAGGTATGGAATGTTTTGGAAGAAAAGTTCTGTTTGAATGGCCCATGTGTGGGCTCATGGCATGGACAGTGGAGAAATAAAATGGAGGCTAAGGGTTCAGAGATGAAGGGGCAGGCCCCGGGCATGTGAGCCTTCTCCTACAAGAGCATTTACCCCTGGACAACAGGGTGCCGGCAGAAGGGGCCTCTTACTCATCCGCTGTGAGTTTTGGTGCCAGAAAatcattctgaaattttaaaaaattctagtaatcatttctctgctttttgcttctgtgttttcctttagTATGtagtaaaatttcttttgaaaatgccAGTGTGCTGCACCTTTTCTCAGAGGAGGCACGAAGAGGGACGGTTCCCTCACTTGCATGGTGGGGAAGCAGACACTCCCTGAGGTGTGAAGGTGGAGGCAGGACAGCAGCCAGGAAACTATCAGAAAGCAGCAGGGCTCAGGGCAGAGCTGGAAgggccacccccccaccctgggaTGACCTTTAAGGGGTTCTCTACATTCTTACTGTGCAGATGGCTTTTGCTTTCTGTAGCTCATGGGCTCCTGTTTCCTCTCCATCCCACGCCCAAATCCCACTATTGCCTAATGATGCTCTTAATGGTCAAATTGTTTAGAACAGCCATTGACCTAAAATTCCCTCCACCCATCTAACCATTGATACATCCATTCAATCATTTATGCTAGGCACAGTTTCTATAATGAACATGGCTGTCCCCAAACTCTCTGTAGGTCCCAAGACTTCTGACCACATCTCTCCCACCTCTTGGGGGACTTGGGACCCCTTAACCATGTCCAAATTCTATCTCCCAGTGGATCTGGGACCCCTTGCTACAACCCCCCCCATATCCCAGTGGATCTGGGACCCCTTGCCACAACCCACCACGTCCCAGTGGATCTGGACCCCTTCCTATaaaccccatccccacctcctgaGGGATCTGGAACTTTCGGACCACGCCCAGCTCGTAGTACATCTGGATGCCACATTTGACCAGCTCCAGCTCTGTGCACTCCAGATCAGAGAAGTGGAACTCATAGATGTCGAACTTGGTGGGCCCTGGCAACACTTCCTTCTGTGGGAGGGATTGTGGGGCTGAGGGAGGCAggcttttctcttcccctcccaggATCCTTTGCCCAGTTTTAGATGTCCCAGGTTTGTGGTGACATCTGCCCTTCCAGCTGCTCTGGACTGTGGCTGGCCACTCACAGGACCCACCATGAGAACAGAGTTGTTGTCGGGGAAACAGGTGCAAAGATAGGCACATTAGgagatatcacacacacacacacacacacacacacacacacacactcacacacacgtccCAGGCATAGAGACATGCAGACAGCAGCAAACATCAGATGACATGCTTAGGTCTCCTAGGATTGAGGAAATCACCCCCGACCCTCAGGCCCCTCCAGTCTCCACCTGAGGGGTGGGAGTCAGATTCTGACCAGGATTGTCCCCAGCTCATCCTCCTCACAGTCGGCAGGCTCCTTCCCCAGGCGTTCCCTTGTTGGCTAAGAGAGAAGACAGCTGTGTTGAGACAGAGTAAGTGTCAGCTATACCCCTCATAAGTATGGGAGAGGGTGCCAGCGTCACCTACACCCCTCATGAGTGTGGGACAAGGTGACATCAGGCACAAGACAGGAGTCCCAGCTGGAGCTTCTAGCTTCGGAGAGAAGTGACAGTGGCTCCCATTTCCTGTGTGtccctccttgcctctctggCACTGTTCTAAGCTCTCCACATGGACAACAGGGGGAGTCCTCACACAGCCTGACCAGGAGGGCTCTGACCAATCCCTGCTCGCAGCTGAGGATGCAGGGGAGGGACTGCCCCTGGTTGTGCAGAGCACGTAGGACTCCAGGGCTAGCCCGGCCCTCTGACCACAGGATATGCCCCAACTGCAGGGATGCCCTGCCTCCCCCCTGGGCAGGAAAGGGGACCAGGGCCTGACAGGAGTGGTACCAGGATCAGCTGGATTTCGTCCTTGTCACATCTCACGTGGTACAGAACCATGTCCTGGGCGATGTCCTTGCGGTTCTCCAGCTTATTCATCTTGTCGTAGGTGTCCGTGTTCAGCACTGACCAGCCCAGGAACTGCGTGAGGGACTGCAGACACATCAGCAGTGTCACCACCCTGTGTCCTGGTGTGTGGAGTGCTGCTCCAGTGCCCTGAGGGCTTTCAAGCATCCTCCAGGGCCCTCACAGCTCCTCTGGTCCCACTCTCCTCGGGCCTCACGCTGCTAAAGCAGGTGGTAGGAAGGGTCTCCACATGACTGGGTCCCATGCCATCACACAGGCATCCCTCCAAGAGCTGCCCCTGTGACACGTGTTTACCTCCATGAGGACTTCATCCTGCTCGTCAAAAGGCTTCCCGTCTTTCCTGTTGTAGAATGTTGCAACCCCCACAATCTCCTCCTTTTTGTTGACGATGGGCATGGAGAGGACATTCTTGATGACCCACCCCGAGTCGTCCAGAGGCCCTTCCTACAGGGAGAAGTGTCCAGAGATGCCCGCTCCTCTGGGTCTGGCCCTGACTCAGGCCTGTCACCCAGCAAGCACCcatttcatgtcttctgccctcaAACTGTGGTGACTGGGTCGTTCCTCTTGTCTGctaaccccccgccccccgccatgcGTGAGAGCTCTATGTCCCTGGGTTTGTGTTGTGACTTCTCCCGCTAGATGGAACTGGGGCTCTATGCCCCCCAGGGCAGCTTCATGGTATGAATTCTGCGGGCACCCAGGATCCCCTACGGGCACCCAGGATCCCCTGTCTTAGGAGGCTCCCACGCTTGATTGTCTTTGCCGCCATGATCTTAATGTTGATAATAATTGTTGAATTATTGCATTCTATTCTGAGGGCCCCACAAAATATGCTGCTGTTCCCATGTCACATTCCACTGACACCTGGCCAGTGAAAGGTGGGTAGTGGCCAGTTCCTGGAAGAGTCTTGGAGACCACTTGAAAAGAGCAGAAAAGAGCCTGCTCTGGTCATGTGTCCCCGGAGGAGGATCCAAGGGGCAGACTTGAAAAGCCCCTTGTGGTCTGGCCTCGCCTGCCTACTCATAGACCCGTGCCTGGAAGTGTGTGTCTGCTGTGGTTAACCCCTGAGATTGTGAGGTTGCTTCTTAAGGAGCAGAAACTAATTTGGTTCATCGTTTCTGAACCACAATGTGTTCTTCCCTAAGTAAGCATactttctctaataaatgaatagatacCTGAAATTTGAACATTTCGTCGGCGGGGGCATTCATAATGTTACAGATCTGGAAGAGGATTAGGAAAACCATTTCACCTGAAGCAGCCCAATGTACGATAGGGTTCTAAAGACGACTATCCAGCCCGATGAGCTCTATGTAGGTGAGGCAGGGCAGCTGGGAGCTGGCAGGGGTGCACAAGCTGGCAGGAAGGGCCGGGGCGCCAGGCAAGGGCAGGGCCTCAGCAGACTCACAAAGCCACTTTCTGCCACGTAGGTTGGAAGACCACTGGCCAGGGCCCAGTGATCAGCTGGGGGTGTGCtgggggagagagcagagggtcAGATGGTCGGTGGGTTATTAGATGTGCACGTAGATTTtggcagagtgtgtgtgtgttaattttgATTCCCTTTTctgagctctgggtgtggtgggaAGGCTAGCAGGTTGTGGACTCAGGGGGAATAAGAGGAGGCCAGGGGTGTGGTTTGGGGGTGTCTGTACTGTTTTATCCTTCCTCTGCCTATGCTGAGGCCCCTCACCCTGGAGAAGCCCTTTCTTCACTGGGGTCCCCACTCTTCAGTCCAGCCCCTGGAGCTCAGTGTTAGTCACCCGTCCTGCAGGCTTAGTGCCTGGATCCCAGTCCCTCGGTGGAACTTGCAGGATGGGGTTCTGACAGGCTTATGGGTCACATGGCCGTGCAGCTACAGAGCGAGAAACGGCGAACACCTGTTCCCAGTGTCTCTAGTTTGGAGCCCTGACCTGCCCTCAGCCTAGCTGTGCTTCCCTGGGGTGGACATCCCCTCCTACCTGCCCTATGGGGTGTGCCTTCTGGGGGCTCCACCTGCGTGGGTGGCTGGGTGAGCTAAGATGAGACCCTGAGGGACTCAAAGATCAGTTATTGCTGACAGGACCACCTGGATAGCTCACCTGGGCCTCTGGAAGTCCACTCTGGACGTCCATGgtgcctccttccccatcccaTTCTGCCTCACCCTCCAGCATAGGGAGTAGACCTGTGTGAGGGACCCGCCTGAGGCTGCTGAGCCATTGTGACAAATCCCCAAAGCCCACCGGGCCTGGGTCTGAGGGTGCTCTGCCTTCAGGTGATGCTTCTCCTAAGACCCTGGCACTTACGGGATGACCTTGATGTCTTCCTTGCCATGGAGGATATAGTCGATGACTTTGTAGAAGACGATTTCCTGCAAAATGGACCACAGCAGTCGTGAAGGGCTCCCTGGGACAGCTCCCCGGTGGGAACCTCCCTGAGGGTGAgaggagctacccaggtgtcatACTGGACATGCATTTGCGCACAGAGCACACACCACACCCCCACAGTTACACACAACCTCAAGGCACACATGGATTTGCATACGTGCACCCACACAGTTATACACaactacacatgcacacatggacATGCACTCATGCACCCACAGAGTTACACACCTCACGTGCACACATTTTGGATGCCACATGCGCCCACACACTTACACACAACCTCACATAACACATGGACATGCACACATGCGCTCACACCCACACAGTTACATGCAACCTCACATGCACACATGGACATGTACACGTGCACCCACACAGTTACACACAATATCACATGAACATATGgatgtgcacacatgtgctcaCAACCCCACACCCATACAGTTACACACAACCTCACATGCACTCTATGTACACAGACCATCACTGACACTCATGGGACACACAATACACACTTGGTTTGCATTTGTCCTCATTCTGTCTGTGTCCCACTCAAGCCCACACACAAACTAGGTGTGGGACTCCTTCAAATGTATGCACGCAACCCACCCAGGCcagtacacacatacacagacacacaaacactcaACTGTGGCAAGTCATGGTCACAGCCAAGCCATGAACAGGGACTCTTCTACACACTTGACCCACAATCCTGTGAGGAAGGCCCAGTTACCAGCCCCATGTGACCGGTGGGAAGACTGAAGCATGGCCAGGTGGGGTAGTGTGTGCCAGATTGGGTGTACAATAGTGACAGAGGTATCTGCCCCTGCTCCCATGCCCTTTTGACACCACCTTTCTCCTGCCCATGCACCCACATGagcacacacacgtatacatggTTCCACACGGGAGGTGCTCCAGTGATTTAAGGGTGGGGCAGCTGCTGGTCATTCTCACTGGGCTGATAACCCCATCAGGAGATCTGCACCTaccccagcctggcccccagAGCATGGGCTGGAGTCACTGGGGACAGCAGACAAGCACTCAGCGACTGCCCTCCAGAGCAGTCAGGTAGCCAGCTGGCCCACAGCCCCACATCCTTCCTGtagccctccctctcccacccttggTCAGGTTGGCACAAGTCCCTTCCCCACTCTGGAGTTGTAGTTGGGGCCAGGGAAAGCAAGATACATGGGCTTGGTTTGTTCCCCTCCAACATGACTCACACGGCCGTCGGGTGTGCGTGGCCCTGAGTATGGCTGGGCTTCTCCCATTAGCACAGGCCACACGTCAAAGAACTCCTgagcagagaagagaagggacagaGTTGGTGAGCCCTCATAGGAGTAGGACAAGGctggccaggagtcctgtggAGAACTGAGGCCTCACCTTCTCCTTGGTCATGTCCAGGAGGCCCACTGAGTACCGGTCACAGTTCAGATACGCACGCACGGTGTAGAAGGCCTTGTGGAACTGCCTCTCGATGTCTGTCAGTTCCTCAAACACCTTGTTAGCTGACCACAGCAGCACCTGGGGGGTGGGCACAGCTGTGAGCCTGTGGCCACACAAACACACCTGGGTGAAAACGGCagcacctgggggtgggggaacaccTGTGAACCTGCGGCCCTCCACATCTGGGTGGCCACAGTAGTAGCTGGGAGGACACACCTGGGAGCCTGTGGCCACCCCTTCTCCCCACATGTGTGACCATAGCAGCACATGAGGCGGGGATACCTGTGGGCCTAtggtcatacacacacacacacacacacacacacacacacacacccctatgtgACCACAGCAGCAGCTAGGGGGCACCGCTGTGAGCCTGTGGCCCTACACACCCGCAACACCTGTGTGATACccaacacacatgtacacatgcatcTGACCACAGAGCTTCAGAGGGACACTGGTGATGGTACCCTCCCGATAGCTCTCCACAGAGTCCCATCACCCATGGTTTCATCCAAGCACATGACTACCTGCTCTttgacccaggtgccctgaaacctCTTGGAAGGTAAAGCCTCCAAGCTTTGGCTACATCATTGTCACTCACCGTCTGGTGCTGACCTTAGGCTAGGTTAGTGAGTGAAAGAGTGAATGCATTAAAATTTAAAGGCAAAACTCTGACCAACCTACCTTCCCTAATCAGCCTTGAGAAGCTGGGTTTGAGAGCACGGATTCATTGCATTTTGGATGCCACCGAATGAGTTGAGAGTGATAGTTCATTGACATGctccatgaggccctggccagACCCTTCCCAGGACATTGACTCACAACTGAACACCAGGCTGCTGTCCAGGCTCACTGGCCAAGCTCAGAGGAACTCCGTGAGGCTCTCCCCTCACCTGCCTGGCTCGAgtttctcagtttcctcagccACTGCCCAAAGACAGTTGCCTTCAGGCTGCACCACTCACAACCTCATGCATCTTTTGGCCTGTATTAAGTGTTCCCTGGTACCAAGACTTCCCTGCCACCATGATTCTTCTTTGCATGGTTCCCCTTCAGCCAGCCCCTCTCAGGCCCTCTGCAGCTGCCCACCCTTTGCTGTCACAGGCAGGAATGGGCTCTGGAGACCCCACTTGCCCTCGAGTGCTCTCACCAGCAGGCAGCTTAATCCTAATGCTCTCCATCAGAGCACAAGGCTCACGGAGACCTCTTCCCACCCACCACTCTCCACTGGTGGAGGAGGATTTCCTGGTAGCCTGGCTGCCCCCTCTTTGTCCATCGGTCTGCAAGGCACTCCCATGTGCCATAAGCACTCACTCTGACTGACCACAGGGCCATTGTACAAGGTCTGTCCTCTGCCTTCACAGCACTCATTCCAGAACTTCCTCTTCTTTGAGTCTTAGTCTAAAGTCATCTTCGGAATAACTGTCCTGAGCACTTGCCAAACCTGATCCTTACAACACCCTATTTCATTCTGACCTCATAGAGGCACAGTCTCATTGTCTCCCCACTCCACCACAAGCTCCATGAGGTGGAGCTTTTCCATGGTTAGCAGAGTACCTCACACCTGTGTGTTTGCTGACTACAGGGAAGGCTGCGAGGTTCGAAGCTCTAAGGCAGACAGTCTGAATTCCAGGTCCTGGAGTCAGATGCCACTTTTGACGTCTGGACATGCACAGCAGGAGGGCAGGACTCGGTGTTCACTCATGCACTGCCCTGTGTCTCCTTCACCTTTGAGCTGCTGGCTTAGTGCCCCAGTCCTCCCTGGCTAATGGCTTGGATACAGAACTCTTTACTCTTTTTCTCCACACCTAGTGAGTAAGGGTGCTGGTCTGCTTCTTttcagctctgtgaccttaggaAGGTCAGCTAACTTCCAGacctcagtctccccacctgtaaaatgggtataatgatGTTTTTCTCTTGGGATGCTGGGAAGAATGGTGGAATAGGAGTTGGGCTGTCAGAAGAGTGTGTGGCTTTTAGGAGTCCTATGTGTGAGTATGCGTATGAGTGTGCATATGAATGTGTTAATCATCTGTGTGTCTAACTCACAGATACTCCCTGAGCTCCCCCTGTGTACAAAGCCCTGGTTAGGACCAGAACACACACCAGAGCAGTAACAATGAGGGGAGGCCAGCTGCTTAGAGATATCTGGGACAGCTGAAGATCTCCTGGTCCTGCTGAGTGCAGGGAAGGGGTGTGTGTCTGGGCAGCACATCTAAATTTTGAGCTGCCTGAATACTTTGGTGTCCAAAGCCTGTCCCCCAGGAGGAAGacaatggggaggaggaggccttGTACCTCATAGCACAGCACCTAAGGGAGACTCTTCCTGACCCTCCACCTCGTCCCATCCTTCCCTCCTGGCAGAGCACCTCTTGTCACACCCTAAGCCTCCCCTACTCCCATCAGACCAGGGACTAGTCATCACGTGCTCGTCTTTGCTCCAAAATAGCTTCTCATTTGGCGCTGAGGAAATAGGAGCTCAGAGGGTCTGATGTCAGGCAGCCTGGCTCACCGAgggcctctgcccttcctctatcttcctgtttcctttttagCTTTCTGAGTTGA
The DNA window shown above is from Neovison vison isolate M4711 chromosome 11, ASM_NN_V1, whole genome shotgun sequence and carries:
- the PDE6B gene encoding rod cGMP-specific 3',5'-cyclic phosphodiesterase subunit beta isoform X2 — protein: MSLSEEQVQQFLDQNPSFTDEYFGKKLSPENVAGACEDGQAADCTSFRELCQVEESAALFELVQDMQESVNMERVVFKILRRLCTILHADRCSLFMYRQRNGVAELATRLFSVQPDSVLEDCLVPPDSEIVFPLDIGVVGHVAQTKKMVNIADVTECPHFSPFADELTDYVTKNILATPIMNGKDVVAVIMAVNKLDGPCFTSEDEDVFLKYLNFGTLNLKIYHLSYLHNCETRRGQVLLWSANKVFEELTDIERQFHKAFYTVRAYLNCDRYSVGLLDMTKEKEFFDVWPVLMGEAQPYSGPRTPDGREIVFYKVIDYILHGKEDIKVIPTPPADHWALASGLPTYVAESGFICNIMNAPADEMFKFQEGPLDDSGWVIKNVLSMPIVNKKEEIVGVATFYNRKDGKPFDEQDEVLMESLTQFLGWSVLNTDTYDKMNKLENRKDIAQDMVLYHVRCDKDEIQLILPTRERLGKEPADCEEDELGTILKEVLPGPTKFDIYEFHFSDLECTELELVKCGIQMYYELGVVRKFQIPQEVLVRFLFSVSKGYRRITYHNWRHGFNVAQTMFTLLMTGKLKSYYTDLEAFAMVTAGLCHDIDHRGTNNLYQMKSQNPLAKLHGSSILERHHLEFGKFLLSEESLNIYQNLNRRQHEHVIHLMDIAIIATDLALYFKKRTMFQKIVDESKNYEDRKSWVEYLSLETTRKEIVMAMMMTACDLSAITKPWEVQSKVALLVAAEFWEQGDLERTVLDQQPIPMMDRNKAAELPKLQVGFIDFVCTFVYKEFSRFHEEILPMFDRLQNNRKEWKALADEYEAKVKALEEQKQQQEEKTTAKKGTEICNGGPAPKSSTCCIL
- the PDE6B gene encoding rod cGMP-specific 3',5'-cyclic phosphodiesterase subunit beta isoform X1, giving the protein MSLSEEQVQQFLDQNPSFTDEYFGKKLSPENVAGACEDGQAADCTSFRELCQVEESAALFELVQDMQESVNMERVVFKILRRLCTILHADRCSLFMYRQRNGVAELATRLFSVQPDSVLEDCLVPPDSEIVFPLDIGVVGHVAQTKKMVNIADVTECPHFSPFADELTDYVTKNILATPIMNGKDVVAVIMAVNKLDGPCFTSEDEDVFLKYLNFGTLNLKIYHLSYLHNCETRRGQVLLWSANKVFEELTDIERQFHKAFYTVRAYLNCDRYSVGLLDMTKEKEFFDVWPVLMGEAQPYSGPRTPDGREIVFYKVIDYILHGKEDIKVIPTPPADHWALASGLPTYVAESGFICNIMNAPADEMFKFQEGPLDDSGWVIKNVLSMPIVNKKEEIVGVATFYNRKDGKPFDEQDEVLMESLTQFLGWSVLNTDTYDKMNKLENRKDIAQDMVLYHVRCDKDEIQLILPTRERLGKEPADCEEDELGTILKEVLPGPTKFDIYEFHFSDLECTELELVKCGIQMYYELGVVRKFQIPQEVLVRFLFSVSKGYRRITYHNWRHGFNVAQTMFTLLMTGKLKSYYTDLEAFAMVTAGLCHDIDHRGTNNLYQMKSQNPLAKLHGSSILERHHLEFGKFLLSEESLNIYQNLNRRQHEHVIHLMDIAIIATDLALYFKKRTMFQKIVDESKNYEDRKSWVEYLSLETTRKEIVMAMMMTACDLSAITKPWEVQSKVALLVAAEFWEQGDLERTVLDQQPIPMMDRNKAAELPKLQVGFIDFVCTFVYKEFSRFHEEILPMFDRLQNNRKEWKALADEYEAKVKALEEQKQQQEEKTTAKKAGTEICNGGPAPKSSTCCIL